A single window of Gemmatimonadota bacterium DNA harbors:
- the trpD gene encoding anthranilate phosphoribosyltransferase has protein sequence MNIQEAIAKVIEGADLSRGEMTDVMNQIMSGEATDAQIGAFLIALRVKGECVDEIAGAASVMREKATPIATRHDVIVDTCGTGGDHSGTFNISTTAAFVAAGAGLCVAKHGNRAATSQSGSADVLGALGVNIEASPETVSRCLDDVGIGFLFAISLHGAMKYAIGPRREIGARTIFNALGPLSNPAGATRQVVGVYSAALTETLAGVLGTLGAERAFVVHGSDGLDEMTLTGPTRVSELKNGSVSTYDVSPGDFGLAQAPVDALKGGDADYNAEITRSILNGEEGPRRDIVLLNAAAAIVAGDKARDLMEGVQAAAEVIDSGKALEKLEGLVAASQE, from the coding sequence ATGAACATACAAGAGGCGATTGCAAAAGTGATTGAAGGTGCGGATTTGAGCCGGGGTGAGATGACGGATGTGATGAATCAGATTATGTCGGGCGAGGCGACGGATGCACAGATCGGCGCGTTTTTGATTGCGTTGCGCGTGAAGGGCGAGTGTGTTGATGAGATTGCCGGGGCTGCGTCTGTGATGCGCGAGAAGGCGACGCCTATTGCGACAAGGCACGATGTGATTGTCGATACTTGTGGCACGGGGGGCGATCATTCGGGCACGTTTAATATTTCGACGACAGCGGCATTTGTGGCGGCTGGGGCGGGTTTGTGTGTGGCCAAACACGGCAATCGCGCGGCGACGAGTCAAAGCGGTAGTGCGGATGTGCTGGGTGCATTGGGTGTGAATATTGAGGCATCGCCCGAGACGGTGAGCAGGTGTCTGGACGATGTGGGTATCGGGTTCTTGTTTGCTATTTCGTTACACGGGGCGATGAAATACGCGATTGGACCGCGTCGGGAAATTGGTGCGCGGACAATTTTTAATGCGCTGGGACCGTTGAGCAATCCGGCGGGTGCAACGCGGCAGGTGGTCGGTGTGTACAGCGCGGCATTGACCGAGACTCTCGCGGGTGTTTTAGGGACTCTGGGAGCGGAGCGCGCGTTTGTCGTCCACGGTTCGGATGGTTTGGATGAGATGACGCTGACGGGGCCGACGCGGGTGAGTGAATTGAAGAATGGATCGGTTTCGACGTATGATGTATCGCCTGGGGACTTTGGGCTGGCGCAGGCCCCAGTCGACGCGCTAAAAGGCGGGGATGCCGATTATAATGCGGAGATTACGCGGTCGATTCTGAATGGCGAAGAAGGTCCTCGGCGAGATATTGTGTTGTTGAATGCGGCAGCGGCAATTGTGGCGGGGGATAAGGCGCGTGATTTGATGGAAGGCGTGCAGGCCGCGGCTGAAGTGATTGATTCGGGCAAGGCGTTGGAGAAGTTGGAGGGGTTGGTGGCGGCGAGTCAGGAATGA
- the trpC gene encoding indole-3-glycerol phosphate synthase TrpC — translation MAGNILDEIVAYKRDFLARCMGQTPFQEMAQLAEDAPEPPSFFDGLVYGDDIAVIAEVKKASPSKGVIRGDFDAVDIAKIYVENGASAISVLTDEKFFQGSADYLTQISTVVDRPILRKDFTIDPYQIYEARAIGASAVLLIVSILTPRELSLFIATSRALGLDALVEVHEREELMVALDAGAEIIGINNRNLKTFDTSLCTTYGLIDYIPDDVLKVSESGIYTREDVVALRDAGADAVLVGESLMREPDIAARLQELIGHAS, via the coding sequence ATGGCCGGCAATATTCTCGATGAGATTGTGGCGTATAAACGCGATTTTCTCGCCAGGTGTATGGGGCAGACGCCGTTTCAGGAGATGGCGCAGTTGGCCGAAGATGCGCCAGAGCCGCCTTCGTTTTTTGATGGGCTGGTATATGGGGATGATATTGCTGTGATTGCCGAGGTGAAAAAGGCTTCGCCGTCCAAGGGTGTGATCCGCGGGGATTTTGACGCGGTGGATATTGCGAAAATTTATGTGGAAAATGGAGCTTCGGCGATTTCGGTATTGACGGATGAGAAATTTTTTCAGGGGTCGGCAGATTATTTGACTCAGATTTCAACAGTTGTTGATCGGCCCATTTTGAGAAAGGATTTCACGATTGATCCCTATCAGATTTACGAGGCGCGCGCGATTGGGGCTTCGGCTGTGTTGTTGATTGTGTCGATTTTAACGCCTCGAGAATTGTCCTTATTTATAGCGACGAGTCGGGCATTGGGGCTGGATGCGCTGGTGGAGGTGCACGAGAGAGAAGAACTGATGGTCGCACTTGATGCGGGTGCAGAGATTATTGGGATTAACAATCGGAATTTGAAAACTTTTGATACGTCTCTGTGTACGACTTATGGGTTGATCGATTATATTCCCGATGATGTGTTGAAGGTGAGTGAGAGCGGTATTTATACGCGCGAGGATGTTGTCGCGCTTCGAGATGCGGGCGCAGATGCCGTGCTGGTGGGCGAGAGTTTGATGCGCGAACCGGATATTGCCGCCAGGTTGCAGGAGTTGATAGGGCATGCGAGCTAA
- a CDS encoding phosphoribosylanthranilate isomerase, giving the protein MRAKICGVTNRDDALCAVDHGADALGFNFYEKSLRYIAPEKAGEIIFDLAPFVTPVGVFVNASEREIDVAVKLAGLRAIQLHGDEPPEACLGHAVPVIRALRVGRDFDVQTMGSYLVNTFLLDTEKAGFYGGTGEIFDWTKAVEAKEYGRIILAGGLNPDNVQEAIERVGPYAVDTSSGVEAEPGKKDHKKVRDFLARAKA; this is encoded by the coding sequence ATGCGAGCTAAAATTTGCGGTGTTACAAATCGGGATGATGCGCTGTGCGCGGTTGATCATGGTGCAGATGCCCTGGGGTTTAATTTTTACGAGAAGAGTCTTCGCTATATCGCGCCCGAGAAAGCCGGAGAAATTATTTTTGATTTGGCACCATTTGTGACTCCCGTAGGGGTGTTTGTGAATGCATCGGAGCGCGAGATTGACGTTGCCGTGAAGTTGGCGGGACTTCGAGCGATTCAATTGCACGGGGATGAGCCGCCCGAAGCATGTCTGGGGCATGCGGTTCCGGTGATTCGCGCGCTTCGCGTGGGACGCGATTTTGATGTGCAGACCATGGGGTCGTATCTGGTCAATACATTCTTATTGGATACAGAGAAAGCGGGTTTTTACGGCGGTACGGGGGAGATATTTGACTGGACAAAGGCGGTGGAGGCAAAAGAGTATGGGCGCATTATTCTTGCTGGTGGGCTAAATCCAGATAATGTTCAGGAGGCGATTGAGCGAGTTGGTCCCTATGCGGTGGATACGAGTAGTGGCGTAGAAGCCGAGCCAGGGAAGAAGGATCACAAAAAAGTACGAGATTTTTTGGCGCGTGCAAAGGCGTGA
- the tyrS gene encoding tyrosine--tRNA ligase: MDVLDDLAFRGYIFQMTDEDKLRRRLAEGQMTLYCGFDPTADSLHAGSLVPIMGLRRFQDAGHKPIALVGGGTGLIGDPSGKAEERQLNSLEVVQAYTERQRAQLEKYLDFETGHNSALMVSNYTWLSELRTIEFLRDVGKHFSMGYMLGKESVSSRLSTGISFTEFSYMILQAYDFMELNREYGCELQIGGSDQWGNITAGIELCRRVLNKTVYGLTFPLLEKSDGTKFGKTETGTLWLDPEKTSPYQFYQFWVNAADRDVVKFLKLFTFLSRERIEELEREVEARPEKREAQRVLAEEVTTFIHGAAAKDRAVHISEALFYGNLWDLNEQEIAEGFSDVPSYALKGADEVGLIDLLVDARISSSRRQAREDIGNGAIYINGQRCIDMGHILEPSERLAGKYLVIRRGKRSYFLVKWSA; the protein is encoded by the coding sequence GTGGATGTGTTAGACGATTTGGCATTTCGTGGCTATATTTTTCAGATGACAGATGAGGATAAGCTCCGCAGGCGTTTGGCAGAGGGGCAGATGACATTGTATTGCGGATTTGATCCCACAGCCGATAGTCTGCATGCGGGCAGTCTGGTTCCTATTATGGGATTGCGTCGCTTTCAAGATGCGGGACACAAGCCCATTGCACTCGTGGGCGGTGGCACGGGATTGATCGGCGATCCGAGTGGAAAAGCAGAAGAGCGTCAGTTGAATTCCCTGGAGGTAGTGCAGGCATATACAGAGCGCCAGCGCGCGCAGTTGGAGAAGTATCTGGATTTTGAGACCGGGCACAATTCGGCGCTGATGGTGAGCAATTATACCTGGCTTTCGGAGTTGCGTACGATTGAATTTTTGCGCGATGTGGGCAAACACTTTTCAATGGGATATATGCTGGGCAAGGAGTCGGTGTCGTCGCGTCTTTCAACCGGGATTTCGTTTACCGAATTTAGTTATATGATTTTGCAGGCGTATGATTTTATGGAGTTGAACCGGGAGTATGGCTGTGAGCTTCAGATCGGGGGCAGTGATCAGTGGGGCAATATTACAGCGGGAATAGAGTTGTGTCGGCGCGTGCTGAATAAGACTGTGTATGGGTTGACGTTTCCTCTGCTGGAAAAATCGGATGGGACGAAATTTGGCAAGACCGAGACGGGTACGTTATGGCTCGATCCCGAGAAGACGTCGCCCTATCAATTTTATCAGTTTTGGGTGAATGCAGCGGATCGCGATGTGGTGAAATTTTTGAAGTTGTTCACTTTTTTGAGCCGCGAACGCATAGAGGAATTGGAGCGAGAGGTGGAGGCGCGACCCGAGAAGCGCGAGGCGCAGCGCGTGCTGGCCGAAGAGGTGACGACTTTTATCCACGGTGCAGCCGCAAAGGATCGCGCCGTGCATATTTCCGAGGCGCTGTTTTACGGCAATTTGTGGGATTTGAATGAACAGGAGATCGCAGAGGGGTTTAGCGATGTGCCGTCTTACGCGCTCAAAGGTGCTGATGAAGTGGGTTTGATCGATTTGCTCGTGGATGCGCGGATTTCTTCGTCCAGACGACAGGCGCGTGAAGATATCGGGAATGGTGCTATTTATATCAATGGGCAACGCTGTATAGATATGGGCCATATTTTAGAGCCATCTGAAAGACTGGCTGGAAAATATCTGGTGATTCGCCGCGGCAAACGCAGCTACTTTTTGGTAAAGTGGTCGGCGTGA
- a CDS encoding Gfo/Idh/MocA family oxidoreductase, translated as MALSVGVAGLRFGMSWARVFDAYAETELVAVCDIQQEKLDEAKEQLSVDVCYAAFDDLVADERVDAVAIFTPAPLHAEHVIRAIRAGKHVLCAVPAALTMDEARALVEVISESDRIYMMAENWVYEPSVVRARSLYESRKLGRIYYAEAEYIHGLKALRRHPDGRSTWRNSLQPLLYPTHGTSPYLNMTGDRLVEVMAVSASGRDEFLEGYEADWVQTALFRTEEGAVFRLTNSFQNVHGMSHFLSFYGDEGSFETGRFREARTVCYYSVGNKEQVTREECHHPELSQFSDALGAGHGKTSMLIVLDFVRAVANGSPPPVDLMQALDMTLPGIAGLQSVRENGWVSVPDPRSWL; from the coding sequence ATGGCTCTTTCCGTAGGTGTTGCTGGTTTGCGATTTGGCATGTCCTGGGCACGGGTGTTTGATGCGTATGCCGAGACTGAGTTGGTCGCTGTTTGTGACATCCAGCAGGAGAAACTGGACGAGGCAAAAGAGCAGTTGAGTGTCGATGTTTGTTATGCGGCTTTTGATGATCTGGTCGCTGATGAACGGGTTGATGCGGTGGCTATTTTTACTCCCGCGCCGCTTCATGCAGAACATGTGATTCGAGCGATTCGGGCAGGTAAGCACGTTTTGTGTGCCGTGCCCGCTGCGCTGACTATGGATGAGGCAAGGGCGCTGGTCGAGGTTATTTCAGAAAGTGATCGCATTTATATGATGGCAGAGAATTGGGTCTATGAACCCAGTGTGGTGCGTGCGAGGTCGCTTTATGAGTCGCGGAAATTGGGGCGTATTTACTATGCCGAAGCCGAGTATATTCACGGTTTAAAAGCGTTGAGACGACATCCCGATGGACGATCTACCTGGCGGAATAGTCTGCAACCCCTTCTTTATCCGACACATGGGACGTCGCCGTATTTGAATATGACGGGCGACCGCTTGGTTGAGGTCATGGCTGTTTCGGCTTCAGGACGAGATGAGTTTTTAGAAGGGTATGAAGCAGATTGGGTACAGACGGCTTTGTTTCGAACCGAAGAAGGTGCGGTGTTCAGGTTGACCAATTCGTTTCAGAATGTGCATGGGATGAGCCATTTTTTGAGTTTTTATGGCGATGAGGGCTCATTTGAGACAGGGCGATTTCGCGAAGCCCGAACGGTGTGTTATTATTCGGTGGGGAATAAGGAGCAGGTGACGCGAGAAGAATGCCACCATCCCGAGTTGTCCCAGTTTTCGGACGCGCTCGGTGCAGGTCACGGCAAAACGAGTATGCTCATTGTTCTGGATTTTGTGCGGGCGGTTGCGAATGGATCGCCACCGCCGGTAGATTTGATGCAGGCGCTGGATATGACACTGCCCGGTATTGCGGGGTTGCAGTCAGTACGCGAAAATGGATGGGTGTCCGTTCCCGATCCGCGGTCTTGGCTTTAG
- a CDS encoding nucleoid-structuring protein H-NS yields MKAPWITYRPELKVLDCTIRDGGLMNDHHFDDDFVKAVYETCVAAGVDYMEIGYRNSKEMFPKRDFGAFRHSDEEDIRKITGDHDPEATGMKLAMMADAGKSDWAEDILPCSESVVDMVGVAGY; encoded by the coding sequence ATGAAAGCACCCTGGATTACCTACCGTCCGGAACTCAAGGTACTCGATTGTACGATCCGCGATGGCGGTTTGATGAATGACCATCATTTTGATGATGATTTTGTAAAGGCCGTGTATGAAACATGTGTCGCGGCAGGTGTTGACTATATGGAAATTGGGTACCGAAACTCCAAGGAGATGTTCCCCAAAAGAGATTTTGGTGCGTTCCGACACAGCGATGAAGAGGATATTCGCAAAATTACCGGGGATCACGATCCCGAAGCGACGGGGATGAAACTCGCAATGATGGCGGATGCGGGCAAGAGCGATTGGGCTGAAGATATTCTGCCATGCAGCGAGAGTGTGGTCGATATGGTGGGCGTGGCGGGTTAT